The Garra rufa chromosome 18, GarRuf1.0, whole genome shotgun sequence genome window below encodes:
- the tmem269 gene encoding transmembrane protein 269 isoform X3, whose translation MILLTPTSAFFQDAKKLLLNEQANWVHLKEFARKNAANALSVANMLMGMASILCSLNGHHHAACWLVLIGYLLDLADGAVARQLNACSALGAKLDDFADFTTFGIATSLILRTPSLLDNILCMMYVLSVYTRLCFFSSGIPFMYRGLPCIYSSAILVCVSLLTGGNMAVLRILAVAMILFMVSQNFYPHDRVLESQAWKKVVYIGGVAMVFCSYFPPACVYYLLWSVSYILFPTALWSSKV comes from the exons CCTTTTTCCAGGACGCTAAAAAATTGCTCCTAAACGAACAAGCTAACTGGGTGCATCTAAAGGAGTTTGCCCGTAAAAATGCTGCCAACGCTCTTTCTGTTGCCAACATGCTCATGGGCATGGCCTCAATCCTCTGCAGTCTCAATGG CCATCATCATGCCGCATGCTGGCTGGTTCTGATCGGTTACCTGCTGGATTTGGCAGATGGAGCAGTTGCTAGGCAACTGAATGCGTGTTCTGCACTGG GTGCTAAGTTGGATGATTTTGCTGATTTCACAACATTTGGAATAGCAACATCTCTCATCTTAAGGACACCAAGTCTTTTGGATAACATCCTGTGCATGATGTATGTGCTGTCTGTCTATACTCGGCTCTGCTTCTTTTCTAGCG GAATCCCATTCATGTATCGTGGCCTACCATGCATCTACTCCTCTGCCATCCTGGTGTGTGTTTCTCTCCTGACTGGAGGAAATATGGCAGTACTGAGAATCCTAGCAGTGGCCATGATTCTCTTCATGGTCAGTCAGAACTTCTACCCACATGACAGAGTACTGGAGTCTCAGGCCTGGAAGAAGGTGGTCTACATTGGAG GAGTCGCCATGGTGTTTTGTTCCTACTTCCCTCCAGCATGCGTTTACTACTTGTTATGGTCAGTTTCCTACATATTGTTTCCAACAGCCCTGTGGAGCAGCAAAGTGTAA
- the tmem269 gene encoding transmembrane protein 269 isoform X1: protein MTKSHVLCTLELINRYFSTSGITLNMFLRNSPNQMVLMCNCLCFFLVAFFQDAKKLLLNEQANWVHLKEFARKNAANALSVANMLMGMASILCSLNGHHHAACWLVLIGYLLDLADGAVARQLNACSALGAKLDDFADFTTFGIATSLILRTPSLLDNILCMMYVLSVYTRLCFFSSGIPFMYRGLPCIYSSAILVCVSLLTGGNMAVLRILAVAMILFMVSQNFYPHDRVLESQAWKKVVYIGGVAMVFCSYFPPACVYYLLWSVSYILFPTALWSSKV from the exons ATGACAAAATCACATGTACTATGCACTTTAGAGTTAATTAACAGATATTTTTCAACTAGTGGAATCACACTCAATATGTTTTTACGTAACTCTCCAAACCAAATGGTGCTGATGTGTAATTGCTTGTGTTTCTTTTTGGTAGCCTTTTTCCAGGACGCTAAAAAATTGCTCCTAAACGAACAAGCTAACTGGGTGCATCTAAAGGAGTTTGCCCGTAAAAATGCTGCCAACGCTCTTTCTGTTGCCAACATGCTCATGGGCATGGCCTCAATCCTCTGCAGTCTCAATGG CCATCATCATGCCGCATGCTGGCTGGTTCTGATCGGTTACCTGCTGGATTTGGCAGATGGAGCAGTTGCTAGGCAACTGAATGCGTGTTCTGCACTGG GTGCTAAGTTGGATGATTTTGCTGATTTCACAACATTTGGAATAGCAACATCTCTCATCTTAAGGACACCAAGTCTTTTGGATAACATCCTGTGCATGATGTATGTGCTGTCTGTCTATACTCGGCTCTGCTTCTTTTCTAGCG GAATCCCATTCATGTATCGTGGCCTACCATGCATCTACTCCTCTGCCATCCTGGTGTGTGTTTCTCTCCTGACTGGAGGAAATATGGCAGTACTGAGAATCCTAGCAGTGGCCATGATTCTCTTCATGGTCAGTCAGAACTTCTACCCACATGACAGAGTACTGGAGTCTCAGGCCTGGAAGAAGGTGGTCTACATTGGAG GAGTCGCCATGGTGTTTTGTTCCTACTTCCCTCCAGCATGCGTTTACTACTTGTTATGGTCAGTTTCCTACATATTGTTTCCAACAGCCCTGTGGAGCAGCAAAGTGTAA
- the tmem269 gene encoding transmembrane protein 269 isoform X2, with translation MKSRLKSTGFGITSSSAFFQDAKKLLLNEQANWVHLKEFARKNAANALSVANMLMGMASILCSLNGHHHAACWLVLIGYLLDLADGAVARQLNACSALGAKLDDFADFTTFGIATSLILRTPSLLDNILCMMYVLSVYTRLCFFSSGIPFMYRGLPCIYSSAILVCVSLLTGGNMAVLRILAVAMILFMVSQNFYPHDRVLESQAWKKVVYIGGVAMVFCSYFPPACVYYLLWSVSYILFPTALWSSKV, from the exons CCTTTTTCCAGGACGCTAAAAAATTGCTCCTAAACGAACAAGCTAACTGGGTGCATCTAAAGGAGTTTGCCCGTAAAAATGCTGCCAACGCTCTTTCTGTTGCCAACATGCTCATGGGCATGGCCTCAATCCTCTGCAGTCTCAATGG CCATCATCATGCCGCATGCTGGCTGGTTCTGATCGGTTACCTGCTGGATTTGGCAGATGGAGCAGTTGCTAGGCAACTGAATGCGTGTTCTGCACTGG GTGCTAAGTTGGATGATTTTGCTGATTTCACAACATTTGGAATAGCAACATCTCTCATCTTAAGGACACCAAGTCTTTTGGATAACATCCTGTGCATGATGTATGTGCTGTCTGTCTATACTCGGCTCTGCTTCTTTTCTAGCG GAATCCCATTCATGTATCGTGGCCTACCATGCATCTACTCCTCTGCCATCCTGGTGTGTGTTTCTCTCCTGACTGGAGGAAATATGGCAGTACTGAGAATCCTAGCAGTGGCCATGATTCTCTTCATGGTCAGTCAGAACTTCTACCCACATGACAGAGTACTGGAGTCTCAGGCCTGGAAGAAGGTGGTCTACATTGGAG GAGTCGCCATGGTGTTTTGTTCCTACTTCCCTCCAGCATGCGTTTACTACTTGTTATGGTCAGTTTCCTACATATTGTTTCCAACAGCCCTGTGGAGCAGCAAAGTGTAA